From a region of the Mycolicibacterium fluoranthenivorans genome:
- the fadD32 gene encoding long-chain-fatty-acid--AMP ligase FadD32: MPFHNPFIKDGQIKFPDGASIVSHVERWAKVRGDKLAYRFLDYSTERDGVARDLTWAQFSARNKAVAARLQQVTQPGDRVAILCPQNLDYLVAFFGALYAGRIAVPLFDPSEPGHVGRLHAVLDNCSPSAILTTTDAAEGVRKFFRSRPANQRPRVIAVDAVPDDVAVTWEEVVATEETIAYLQYTSGSTRIPTGVQITHLNLATNVLQVVEALEGEEGDRGLSWLPFFHDMGLITALIAPMIGHYFTFMTPAAFVRRPERWIREMGFKPDDTGGVISVAPNFAFDHAAARGVPKEGDAPLDLSHVKAVLNGSEPISAATVRRFNEAFAPFGFPPKAIKPSYGLAEATLFVSTTPAAEEPKIINVDRDALNTGRIVEVDADSPKAVAQASAGKVGISEWAVIVDAESATELPDGQIGEIWISGQNMGTGYWGKPEETREIFQNTLKSRTSPSHAEGAADDATWVRTGDFGAFYGGDLYITGRVKDLVIIDGRNHYPQDLEYSAQESTKALRTGFVAAFSVPANQLPAEVFENTHAGLKFDPEDTSEQLVIVGERAPGSHKLDLGPVVDDIRAAIAVRHGVTVRDVLLTPAGAIPRTSSGKIGRRACRAGYLDGSLRSGKTANDFPDETD; the protein is encoded by the coding sequence ATGCCGTTCCATAACCCGTTCATCAAGGACGGTCAGATCAAGTTCCCTGATGGCGCCAGTATCGTGTCGCACGTCGAGCGCTGGGCCAAGGTCCGCGGCGACAAGCTCGCCTACCGGTTCCTGGACTACTCCACCGAGCGCGACGGTGTGGCCCGCGACCTCACCTGGGCCCAGTTCAGTGCCCGCAACAAGGCCGTCGCGGCCCGCTTGCAGCAGGTCACCCAGCCCGGTGACCGCGTCGCGATCCTCTGCCCGCAGAACCTGGACTACCTCGTCGCGTTCTTCGGCGCGCTCTACGCCGGTCGCATCGCGGTGCCGCTGTTCGATCCGTCGGAGCCCGGGCACGTCGGACGCCTGCACGCCGTCCTGGACAACTGCAGCCCGTCGGCCATCCTGACCACCACCGACGCCGCCGAGGGCGTGCGCAAGTTCTTCCGCAGCCGGCCGGCTAACCAGCGGCCCCGGGTCATCGCGGTGGATGCCGTGCCTGACGACGTCGCCGTCACCTGGGAAGAGGTGGTGGCCACCGAAGAGACCATCGCCTACCTGCAGTACACCTCGGGTTCGACGCGCATCCCCACCGGCGTGCAGATCACCCATCTGAATCTGGCCACCAACGTACTGCAGGTGGTCGAGGCTCTGGAAGGTGAGGAAGGCGATCGCGGCCTGTCCTGGCTGCCGTTCTTCCACGACATGGGTCTGATCACCGCGCTGATCGCCCCGATGATCGGCCACTACTTCACCTTCATGACGCCGGCGGCCTTCGTGCGCCGGCCCGAGCGCTGGATCCGCGAGATGGGCTTCAAGCCCGACGACACCGGCGGTGTCATCTCGGTGGCCCCCAACTTCGCCTTCGATCACGCCGCCGCCCGCGGTGTGCCGAAGGAGGGCGACGCACCGCTCGACCTCTCCCATGTCAAGGCGGTCCTCAACGGCAGCGAGCCCATCTCGGCGGCCACCGTGCGCCGCTTCAACGAGGCCTTCGCGCCCTTCGGCTTCCCGCCCAAGGCCATCAAGCCGTCCTACGGCCTGGCCGAGGCCACCCTGTTCGTGTCCACCACCCCGGCCGCCGAAGAGCCCAAGATCATCAATGTCGACCGCGATGCGCTGAACACCGGTCGCATCGTCGAGGTGGATGCGGACTCGCCCAAGGCGGTGGCGCAGGCCTCGGCAGGCAAGGTCGGCATCTCCGAATGGGCCGTCATCGTGGATGCGGAATCCGCGACGGAACTGCCCGACGGCCAGATCGGTGAGATCTGGATCAGCGGCCAGAACATGGGTACCGGGTACTGGGGTAAGCCGGAGGAGACCCGTGAGATCTTCCAGAACACCCTCAAATCGCGGACCAGCCCCTCGCACGCCGAAGGCGCGGCGGATGACGCGACCTGGGTGCGCACCGGTGACTTCGGCGCGTTCTACGGCGGTGACCTCTACATCACCGGCCGCGTCAAGGACCTCGTCATCATCGATGGCCGCAACCACTACCCGCAGGACCTGGAGTACTCGGCGCAGGAATCCACCAAGGCGCTGCGCACCGGATTCGTGGCGGCCTTCTCGGTGCCGGCGAATCAACTGCCTGCCGAGGTGTTCGAAAACACCCACGCCGGACTGAAATTCGATCCGGAGGACACCTCCGAACAGCTCGTCATCGTGGGCGAACGCGCGCCGGGCTCGCACAAGCTCGACCTGGGCCCGGTCGTCGACGATATCCGCGCCGCCATCGCGGTCCGGCACGGCGTGACGGTGCGCGATGTGCTGCTGACACCGGCGGGTGCCATCCCGCGTACCTCCAGCGGCAAGATCGGCCGCCGCGCATGCCGCGCCGGTTACCTCGACGGCAGCCTGCGCAGCGGCAAGACCGCCAACGACTTCCCGGACGAAACGGACTGA
- a CDS encoding DUF732 domain-containing protein, translated as MQRNHRWTAGLAKRPALVLTPLMLASTAAAVCGCSFSDDVITTIGLPSSQSAGPSDGLADIAPPAASAAGGYREHMPMSHQQQSYLDALGTAGVHPSDEIIALTIGSYVCQARAAKQTDQAVWDFVVPLVRADVREAHVSSTAPPTGEVDSVTADYIRIATEQLC; from the coding sequence GTGCAGCGTAACCACCGGTGGACTGCGGGTCTGGCAAAGCGACCCGCGCTGGTGTTGACCCCGCTGATGCTGGCCTCCACCGCGGCCGCGGTGTGCGGATGTTCGTTCAGCGACGACGTCATCACGACCATCGGACTGCCGTCTTCCCAGTCCGCCGGGCCGTCGGACGGGCTGGCGGACATCGCCCCGCCGGCCGCCAGCGCGGCCGGTGGCTACCGCGAGCACATGCCGATGTCCCATCAGCAGCAGTCCTATCTGGACGCGCTGGGCACGGCCGGCGTGCACCCCTCCGACGAGATCATCGCGCTGACGATCGGGTCCTATGTGTGTCAGGCACGGGCGGCCAAGCAGACCGATCAAGCGGTGTGGGACTTCGTCGTGCCGCTGGTCCGGGCGGATGTCCGTGAGGCGCACGTGAGTTCGACGGCCCCGCCGACGGGTGAGGTCGACTCTGTCACCGCCGACTACATTCGCATCGCGACCGAACAGCTCTGCTGA
- a CDS encoding cutinase family protein, with protein sequence MANNRKRHRILAVAAAGAVAVLVAVIVAALVVWLRQPEHPPLATPPTAPPTAVPTTGPSPSKPRPEFQDASCPDVFVLSIPGTWESSPVLDPNNPVQFPAALLLNVTNPLLQQFGPDRIQVYTVPYTAQFHNPFAADGQMSYNDSRAEGTKKAVQALTDMNNRCPLSSYVIIGFSQGAVIGGDIASDIGNGRGPVDQDLVLGVTLIADGRRQDNVGQSLPANPPGQGAEITLHELPMLSALGLSMTGPRDGGFGALNDRTYQICGNGDLICAAPEEAFSVGNLPATLQTLLGSTAGPVHALYNTPQFWSLDGQTATQWTEQWARNLLDNAPHPKHG encoded by the coding sequence ATGGCGAACAACCGCAAACGCCACCGGATTCTCGCGGTGGCCGCGGCCGGGGCGGTTGCCGTCCTGGTGGCGGTGATCGTCGCCGCACTCGTGGTCTGGCTGCGCCAGCCGGAGCATCCGCCGTTGGCCACGCCGCCGACGGCACCGCCCACCGCGGTCCCGACCACGGGTCCCTCGCCGAGCAAACCGCGCCCGGAGTTCCAGGACGCCAGCTGCCCGGATGTGTTCGTGCTGTCCATTCCCGGCACCTGGGAGTCCTCACCGGTGCTCGACCCGAACAACCCGGTGCAGTTCCCGGCCGCGCTGTTGCTCAATGTCACCAACCCGCTGCTGCAGCAGTTCGGTCCCGACCGGATCCAGGTCTACACGGTCCCCTACACCGCGCAGTTCCATAACCCGTTCGCCGCGGACGGTCAGATGTCCTACAACGACTCCCGCGCCGAGGGCACCAAGAAGGCGGTCCAGGCACTGACCGATATGAACAACCGGTGCCCGTTGAGCAGCTATGTGATCATCGGATTCTCCCAGGGCGCGGTCATCGGCGGCGATATCGCCAGCGATATCGGCAATGGCCGCGGCCCGGTCGACCAGGACCTGGTGCTGGGCGTGACGCTGATCGCCGACGGCCGGCGCCAGGACAACGTCGGTCAGAGCCTGCCCGCGAATCCGCCGGGACAGGGAGCCGAGATCACCCTGCACGAACTGCCGATGCTGTCCGCGCTGGGGCTGTCGATGACCGGCCCGCGCGACGGGGGTTTCGGCGCGCTCAATGACCGCACGTACCAGATCTGTGGGAACGGTGACCTGATCTGCGCCGCCCCCGAGGAGGCGTTCTCCGTCGGGAATCTGCCCGCGACGCTGCAGACCCTGCTGGGCAGCACGGCGGGGCCGGTGCACGCGCTCTACAACACCCCCCAGTTCTGGAGCCTGGACGGCCAGACGGCCACCCAGTGGACCGAGCAGTGGGCCCGCAACCTGCTGGACAACGCGCCGCACCCCAAACACGGCTGA